In one uncultured Methanoregula sp. genomic region, the following are encoded:
- a CDS encoding tetratricopeptide repeat protein, translated as MPPEEPRRIRVFISSTFRDMQEERDELAKRVFPALRKLCEERDIEWGEVDLRWGITEDQAERGEVLPICLAEIDRCKPYIIGILGERYGWVPDEIPEDLRNQQPWLNGHFENSVTALEILHGVLNNPAMAGRSFFYFRDPAYIETIPKTRQQDFLECPTADEIRLHGTKETGRRVELRREKLLSLKEEIRKSGIPVRENYRNPREFGSRVLQDLLEVIEQFPPPGKRDALDRETAVHETFAKSRFGIYIERQHYFDTLDAHARGNGPPLVILGDSGSGKSALLAHWVKRYREGVQTGTTEKSFGPSPSEIQPLVLIHFIGASEESTDYVAMLRRIMGELRRHFRFDEEIPERPEEIRAAFANWLHMAAARGKVILIIDALNQLEDRDGAPDLVWLPTVIPSNIRLIVSTLPGRSLDSLKERGWPAMNVEPLAHDEQEELIRFYLAQYRRTPSVELVQKISNASQSKNPLYLRCLLEELRLYGDHDTLMAEAERYLRAREIDGLFCLILERWEKDFNRDRPELVQDVMKLIWASRRGLSEPELLDMTGRDGNPMPGAFWSPLSLSMEKALINRSGLLGFFHDYLKKAVEARYLGSESARNQAHLRIAGYFETPGISPRALEELPWQYDRAGAWDLLHVLLRNLNFFQHLWTMNPYDVKMYWADLETRSLYRMVETYRDMLHHPEEYGDSTWNLATLFSDTGNLKEGLILQQFLTRFYRERGDRGNYQASLGNQAGMLRLLARFNEAMELLREQEQICRETGNRAGLCRSLGSQATILSRVWAKPDEAIALHKEEERICRETGDRPALQASLGNQADILKTWGRLEEALELLKEQERICQETGNRAGLSRSLCGQASILMKGGRLEEAMELHREEERICREIGDREMLSACLGNQALILRIWGRLEEAMELHREVERICRETGDLDGLEISLGARAMILRTWSRLEEALELLKEQERICRETGNRARMLVSLGNRAIVLADFGDLDGAMKLHKEEEQICRETGDTIGLLESLVYRAHILYDRSDLNGALALYTEAEKVCRETGNNLDLYAPLANRANILYTRGDLAGAEKAYAEAEKICRETGNKDGLSSCLSNRSNILFVRSDFDGAMTLLKEAEQISRELNNKNRLQFILQNQGLILKNNKDPDGALALYAEAGQICRETGDKNGLSTAIQYRADILAERDDPDSALALYTEAEQICRETGDKNGLQAVLTSKGELLKAKGDPDGALALHTEAEQICRELKNVGGLSLSLYYQALLFFKQGKNRKALDYAEEAYRLADETGITIIINRIKPSLEEIRRACE; from the coding sequence ATGCCACCTGAAGAGCCACGGCGTATCCGGGTATTCATCTCCTCGACCTTCCGCGACATGCAGGAGGAGCGGGACGAGCTGGCAAAAAGGGTCTTCCCGGCCCTCCGGAAACTCTGCGAAGAGCGGGATATCGAATGGGGCGAAGTGGACCTCCGCTGGGGCATCACGGAAGATCAGGCCGAGCGGGGGGAAGTGCTCCCGATCTGTCTTGCCGAGATAGACCGGTGTAAACCCTATATCATCGGCATCCTTGGTGAGCGGTACGGGTGGGTGCCGGACGAAATCCCCGAAGATCTCCGGAACCAGCAGCCATGGCTGAACGGGCATTTCGAAAATTCTGTTACGGCACTTGAGATCCTGCACGGGGTGCTGAACAATCCCGCTATGGCAGGCCGGTCGTTCTTTTATTTCCGGGACCCGGCGTACATTGAAACAATTCCCAAAACCCGGCAACAGGATTTTCTTGAATGTCCAACCGCTGACGAGATTAGACTGCACGGGACAAAAGAGACCGGCCGCCGGGTTGAATTACGGCGGGAAAAACTCCTCTCGCTCAAAGAGGAGATCCGTAAATCCGGCATTCCCGTGCGGGAAAATTACCGTAACCCCCGGGAGTTCGGTTCGCGTGTCCTGCAGGATCTTCTTGAAGTGATTGAACAATTCCCCCCGCCCGGCAAGCGCGATGCTCTTGACCGCGAAACTGCAGTGCATGAGACCTTTGCAAAGAGCCGGTTCGGGATTTATATCGAACGGCAACACTATTTCGATACGCTCGATGCCCATGCCCGGGGAAACGGTCCGCCTCTGGTTATTCTTGGTGATTCCGGGTCAGGAAAATCTGCCCTGCTCGCCCACTGGGTGAAACGCTACCGGGAGGGAGTTCAAACCGGCACAACTGAAAAATCTTTTGGCCCCTCTCCATCAGAGATACAACCCCTGGTACTGATTCACTTTATTGGAGCGTCTGAGGAGAGCACGGATTATGTTGCCATGCTCCGCAGGATCATGGGGGAGTTAAGGCGGCATTTCCGCTTCGACGAGGAGATCCCGGAGAGACCCGAAGAAATCCGGGCAGCCTTTGCAAACTGGCTGCATATGGCAGCGGCACGGGGAAAAGTAATTCTCATTATCGACGCCCTCAACCAGCTTGAAGACCGGGACGGGGCCCCGGATCTGGTCTGGCTTCCGACAGTTATCCCCTCAAATATCCGGCTTATTGTATCAACCCTTCCCGGCCGGTCGCTCGACAGCCTGAAGGAACGCGGTTGGCCGGCGATGAACGTGGAACCCCTGGCTCATGATGAACAGGAGGAACTTATCCGCTTCTATCTCGCCCAATACCGGAGAACACCTTCCGTGGAACTGGTACAGAAGATCAGCAATGCTTCCCAATCGAAAAATCCGCTCTATCTCCGCTGCCTGCTCGAAGAGCTCAGGCTGTACGGGGATCATGATACGCTCATGGCTGAAGCGGAACGATACCTCCGTGCCCGGGAAATTGACGGGCTTTTTTGCCTGATCCTTGAACGGTGGGAGAAGGATTTCAACCGGGACCGCCCGGAACTTGTCCAGGATGTAATGAAACTCATCTGGGCATCCCGTCGGGGGCTCTCCGAGCCGGAACTCCTTGATATGACAGGGAGAGATGGCAACCCGATGCCCGGTGCCTTCTGGTCACCGCTCTCCCTTTCCATGGAAAAAGCGCTGATCAACCGGTCCGGGCTGCTCGGGTTCTTCCATGATTACCTGAAAAAAGCCGTGGAGGCCCGGTATCTTGGTTCAGAGAGTGCCCGGAACCAGGCGCATCTCCGGATCGCCGGATATTTTGAAACCCCGGGGATATCCCCCAGGGCTCTTGAAGAACTTCCCTGGCAGTATGACCGGGCGGGGGCATGGGATCTCCTGCATGTACTTCTCCGGAATCTAAACTTCTTCCAGCACCTCTGGACGATGAACCCGTACGATGTTAAAATGTACTGGGCGGATCTTGAAACACGGTCTTTGTACCGTATGGTGGAGACCTACCGGGATATGCTTCATCACCCGGAGGAATACGGGGATAGTACCTGGAACCTTGCAACGCTGTTCTCGGATACCGGAAACCTGAAAGAGGGATTGATCCTGCAGCAGTTCCTTACCCGGTTTTATCGTGAACGGGGAGACCGTGGTAATTACCAGGCATCGCTCGGAAACCAGGCAGGGATGCTCAGGTTATTGGCCCGGTTTAACGAAGCAATGGAACTCCTCAGGGAACAGGAACAGATCTGCCGGGAGACCGGAAACCGGGCCGGGCTCTGCCGGTCCCTGGGTAGCCAGGCTACAATTCTCAGCAGGGTTTGGGCGAAACCGGATGAAGCCATTGCACTCCATAAGGAAGAGGAACGGATCTGCCGGGAGACCGGCGATCGGCCTGCTCTTCAGGCATCGCTTGGAAACCAGGCGGATATTCTAAAAACATGGGGCCGGCTGGAGGAAGCTCTGGAACTCCTCAAAGAACAGGAACGGATCTGCCAGGAGACCGGAAACAGGGCCGGACTCTCACGGTCTCTCTGCGGCCAGGCAAGCATTCTCATGAAAGGGGGCCGGCTGGAGGAAGCGATGGAGCTTCATCGCGAAGAGGAACGGATCTGCCGTGAAATCGGGGACCGGGAGATGTTGTCGGCATGCCTGGGAAACCAGGCGCTGATCCTCAGGATATGGGGCCGGCTTGAGGAGGCAATGGAGCTTCATAGAGAAGTGGAGCGGATTTGCAGGGAGACCGGCGATCTCGACGGGCTGGAAATATCCCTTGGAGCCCGGGCTATGATTCTCAGAACATGGAGCCGGCTGGAGGAAGCTCTGGAACTCCTCAAAGAACAGGAACGGATCTGCCGGGAGACCGGAAACAGGGCCCGGATGCTGGTATCCCTGGGTAACCGGGCGATAGTCCTCGCGGATTTTGGCGATCTGGACGGGGCGATGAAACTGCATAAGGAAGAAGAACAGATCTGTCGTGAAACCGGCGATACGATTGGATTGCTTGAATCCCTTGTGTACCGGGCCCATATTCTCTATGACCGATCGGATCTTAACGGTGCACTGGCCCTGTATACTGAAGCCGAGAAAGTCTGCCGGGAGACCGGGAATAACCTGGATTTGTATGCACCTCTTGCAAACCGGGCTAATATCCTTTATACCCGTGGCGATCTGGCCGGGGCTGAAAAGGCGTATGCCGAGGCCGAGAAGATCTGCCGGGAAACCGGAAACAAAGACGGTCTGTCTTCCTGCCTTTCGAACCGTTCAAATATCCTGTTCGTAAGGAGCGATTTTGACGGGGCAATGACCCTTTTAAAAGAAGCAGAACAGATCAGCCGCGAACTTAACAATAAAAACCGTCTGCAGTTTATTTTACAAAACCAGGGGCTGATCCTGAAAAACAATAAGGATCCTGACGGTGCACTGGCCCTGTATGCCGAGGCCGGACAGATCTGCCGGGAAACCGGGGATAAAAACGGGTTATCCACGGCTATCCAGTACCGGGCAGATATTTTAGCGGAAAGAGATGATCCTGACAGTGCGCTGGCCCTGTATACCGAGGCTGAACAGATCTGCCGGGAAACCGGGGATAAAAACGGGTTGCAGGCAGTACTTACCTCGAAAGGGGAACTCCTTAAAGCGAAAGGAGATCCTGACGGTGCACTGGCTCTCCATACCGAAGCCGAACAGATCTGCCGGGAACTGAAGAATGTGGGGGGGCTCTCGCTCTCGTTGTATTACCAGGCGCTGCTATTCTTTAAGCAGGGAAAGAACCGAAAAGCTTTGGATTATGCAGAGGAAGCATACCGGCTTGCCGATGAAACCGGAATAACGATAATAATCAACCGGATTAAGCCGTCCCTTGAAGAGATCCGGCGGGCATGTGAATAG